One Carassius auratus strain Wakin chromosome 4, ASM336829v1, whole genome shotgun sequence DNA segment encodes these proteins:
- the LOC113056875 gene encoding ankyrin repeat and sterile alpha motif domain-containing protein 1B-like has product MSKNIIAEHEIRNISCAAQDPEDLSTFAYITKDLKSSHHYCHVFTAFDVNLAYEIILTLGQAFEVAYQLALQARKSGHGSSTLQRASTAKPSKPVPKPRVNIRKSMEQPSMDQKGHANVPWIVEPGQEAKRGANTKAMADAHVYYSGIQRM; this is encoded by the exons ATGTCAAAA AACATTATAGCCGAGCATGAGATCAGGAATATCTCGTGTGCCGCGCAGGACCCTGAAGATCTGTCCACGTTTGCGTACATCACCAAGGACCTGAAATCCAGCCATCATTACTGCCATGTGTTTACAGCTTTTGATGTG AATCTGGCCTATGAGATTATCCTGACGTTGGGCCAGGCGTTTGAGGTGGCGTATCAGTTGGCCCTCCAGGCCAGAAAGAGCGGCCACGGGTCATCCACTCTGCAGAGAGCTTCGACAGCAAAACCCtccaaacctgtccctaaacCTCGCGTAAACATACGCAAGTCT ATGGAGCAGCCCTCAATGGATCAAAAGGGCCACGCCAACGTCCCCTGGATAGTCGAGCCAGGACAGGAAGCCAAAAGAGGAGCAAACACCAA GGCAATGGCGGACGCCCATGTCTATTACAGTGGAATTCAGAGAATGTAG